TAGGCAAGGCTCGTGGGTCGAACGGCGATGGGGCAACGACACCGGCACCCTTGGGTTCGACTGGCTTGGAAGTGAACGTAGACCGGGCGTGTCGCACCGATCAGTCCAGCTCGGGAAGTGTCCGGCCCGCGCGCATGGGAGGAGAACTTGGGGAGTTCTTCTTAACCTGGTCAACAGGAAGTCCGGCCCGTGCGCAGCGGAGAGCACCGGGATGGTCTCCTTCAGAAGAAGACCATCAAGGTCCGGCCCGCGCGCAGCGGGAGAGCACCGTCTTCTGCAGACCATGTTCCCTGTCCGGGGGTCCGGCCCGTGCACAACGGAGAGCACCGAGCGGGGCTGGGGCATTGATCCCCCGCGAAGGGTCCAGCCGCCGTCCAGGGCATAGGCGGTATCTCTCTCTGATCCCCCCTCCCCCAGGAGGCCGAAATCCCCAGACCCGTGCAGAACCTGAGCACGTATGACCAACGGGCCCGTCTGACCCCGGGGGCGGAGGGGGCAATGTCCCACCCCTCTGTTTGTGCTGGTGGTCGCGCGTGTCGCAGAAAGGGTGAGACCCGGCCGGCAGTAACCAGAAACTGCGGGCCGGGTCTCGGTTCGGGCGGTCAGGCGACCAAGCGTGATCCGCCCGGGTCTTGTGTGTCAGCCTTCGCCGTCGTCGATGGTGAACTTCCCGATTCGGTCGGGGCGGGGCAGGACGTGGCCGGTTCGCCAGGTTGCCCGGATTCCGATTGAGTCGTGGGCGAAGTAGGCGGACGGGTCGGTGGTGACGGTGACGGGTCCAGCAGCGGTGAGGATCGCGGACTGGTCGAGGAGGACACCGGAGCCGCTGGGGATCGCGGGGTTGACCTTGACGGGGATGCCCAGCAGGAGTGGCTGGGCGTTCTCGGTGCCGGCGCCGAGCAGGTTCTGGTTGCTGGCCGCGGCCGTCTTGAACTTTCGGATCTCGGCCCACGTCGCGGGCGCGAGTACCCACGCGGTGGGGTTGGCGCCAGCCGCGCGGACGGACGCTTCGAGGTCGATCAGCGCGTCGAGGTTGCCGTCTTCGACGACTTCGACCGACAAGCCGGTGGTGTTCAGGATCCCGGCGACGGGTGCGACTGCGGGTGCGGTCGGTGCTGCCTGTGCCAGCAGTGCCTGGTCGGCTTTGCGGGTGAGTGCTCGGGAGACGCTGCGGGCGAGCTCGGCCGGGGTGTTGTTCTGCCGGTACTGCTCGCTGGTGAGGCGGATCAGTTGGGCGATTTTGCGGCTGTAGATGGTGGCTGCGGCGAGTCCGGGTTCGCCTTCGGGGATCTCGTCTCCTTCGGCGACGAACTGCGCGTCGTCGTCGACGACGTAGGCAACCTCTATGACGGGCTGGTCGCCTTCGATCGCGCCGACAGCGAGCGTGTCGGTGAGGATCAGCGCGTCCGGCAGGACGTCGCCGGCGTCGAACACGTGCTGATCTGGGCGCCAGGGGCTGGCGGAATTGCTGGTGGTGGCGGTGTGTGCCATGAGTGCTCCAGGTGTGATGAAAAGGGCTTAGGGGATCCGGTGCCGTCCTGCGGTCTGCCGGGTGCCCACCTGGGGCGTGCGGGCCGGAACCGTTGGGGCGTCTCGCCTGTGCCGGTCCCGGCCCTCACAGTTTATCGCGTGCGCCAGTCGAACGCGGCTTCGAGCGTGCCCTTCGGCGACGAACTGGGCGTCGTCGTCGACGATGTAGGCGACTTCGATCACCGGCTGGTCGCCTTCGATCGCTCCGACCGTGAGCGTGTCGGTGAGGATCAGCGCGTCCGGCAGGACTTCGCCGGCGTCGAACACGTGCTGGTCGGGACGCCACGGGGTAGCGGCGGCGGCGGTGGAGATGGTGTGCGGCATTGGATTGCTCCCAGGTTGGAGTGTCGGGGTTCCGGTGTCCGCGTCACGCGGTGCGTCGGTTGCCCTCCTGGGGCGATCGGGCCGGGACCGTGGGGCCTCTCGCCTCGGCTGGTCCCGGCCCTCTCAGTTTATCGGCCCTGCTGGCGGTAGTCGAACGCCGCTTCGAGAGTGCCGCGGGGCCGGTGAGACGGTAGCCCTTGCTGCGGGTTGGGACGTGGCCCGCCGAGCCCGAGTTCAGTCTTGATCGCCTGGGCGCGTTCGGTGAGGGCGGTCAGGTTGAGGTGGCCGTCGTCGTCGCGGAAGTCGTCGAGCTTCTGCTCGGATACCTCCCAGAGACGCGGGTCGAGGTTCGCCGTGGCCAGGGCGTGGCCGAGCAGTTTGGTCTCGACCGCTTCCAGGCGTGCGGCGAGTTCGTCGCGTTCGGTGCGGGCCTGGTTGCGCTGGTGCCGGAGCTTGGCGGCCTCACGGTTGCCGTTGCCCTTGTCCTCCGGTGCTTCGCTCTCCTGTTCGTCGGATCCGTCGTCGACCTGTTCGTCGATGGTGTCCTCGGGCTCGACGGTCGGGTCGTCGATGCGCTGGTCTTCGGTGCTGGTCTGCTCGGTCATTGCTGGCCTTCCTGGTCGGTGGTGATGGTGGGTAGTTGGTCGATGTCGGCGAGGGTGACCATCACGTGTGCTTCCTGCTGCCACAGGGCGTCGATCACTGCCTCGGGTGTGCTGCCGGTGAGCTCGGCGAAACTGCGGACCACCGACAGCAGCATCGCGGTGGCGCCGGCGAGGAGTTCGTCGACGGTCCCGCTCGTCTGCTCGTGCCGATAGAGCATGTCCGCCTCTTCGGGCTCGTTCCAGTGGATCTTGGCGGCGATGTCCAACGCTTGGAGGCGGCCGCGGCGGACCCGGATTTCGTCTTTCACGGTGGGTTCAGTGGTCATCAGGGTGTTTTCCTTTCATGGGGGCGGCCCGGTCGGGCCTGGGGGATGATCTCGGCGAGGACGCCGGGAGGTCGGTGCTTCGGCGGGATCCGCTCGGCCCAGTCCCGGCAGGCGGCCAGCGCTGGGCACCTCGAGCAGATGGCGGCGGCGCGATGGTGTCGTGCTTCGACCTCGGCGTGGTCCTCGTCCTCGGCGGCCGGATCGAACAGCGCCCATTGCCCTCGGCAGGCGGCCTCGGTGAGGTCGGGCTGGTCGGCCAGCAGCTCGGCGAGCTTCCGGGCGCTCACAGCTCGACCCCGCGATCGGCGGCGTCATGCAGGGCGTCGGCGAGACGGCGGGCCTGCCCGGCTGTGAGCGTGATCCCCTCCAGCGACACCATGCCGTCGCCGAGCAGGTGCACGACCGGGATCAGCTGATCGGGCCGGCAGTTCCGGCAGTACCGGGTCGCTGAACGGGTGACCTTCGGACACGATCTGCATCGGACACCGCGACGTTTCTTCATCGGACTACCTCCAACCGTGGAGGGGCGATGTACCTGACCGACCCGGTGAAGGTCACCGGGCACCAGCGCACCACCGCGTACCCGCGATCCCCGTGCCGGGCGTGCGGCGCCAGGGCGGTCGGCAGTTCCTCCCAGGCCTCGGTAGGCAGGTTCGCCGGATCGGCCGGCCACAGGTGCTCGAACTCCATGCCGTCGCCGTCGACGCGGACCGTCGAGCAGATCGGGCGGCCGTCGCTGTACCGCGTGAACGGGTCCGGCGGCATGGCGATCAGCGCGGCGGTGAACGCCTCGGCAGGCTCGCTACAGCAGTCGTCGCTATGGCCGTGATCGGACAGTTCCTGGAGCAACCACGTGCTGGTGCGAACCAGGCGGCGCGCGGCGTGGATCAGGCGATCAGTATCGCGGTCAGGAGAGATCATCGGTCGGCCTCCTTCTGTGCGTTGGCGAGGGCGGCGGCGACGCGGTCGGTTTGCCCCGGCGAGTCGGGTGTGAGACCGCCCGGCGGTGGCGCGCACATGGCGTGGCGGCCTAGCGGAGCGTCCTCGGCGTCGAGCGGTCCGTATCCGCACACTGAGCAGTCGACATCGGGTGTTGAAACCGTTGAAAGTGTGTAATTGCCTGGTGAGAGGCCCTGTTCGGTTTCAACATTGCCGAGGGGGAGTGTTGAAACGCGGTCATGGTCGGCATCCGAGTGTTCGTCGGTTTCAACACTTTCAACACTTTCAACAGGGGTATAGACGCCCCGGCCTGCCTTCATGATCCGGCCCGCCTTGGACAGGCGACCGAGATACGTTCCGGCCGATTCGGCCGTGATCGGAGGATCCAGGGCCTCGGCGACGGCGGTCGGTCCGATGCCCCCGGGGTGCTCGGTGACGACGTTCAGGATCTCGATCGCCCGGTCTCCCAGCCCTGCCGAGGCTCGCGCGGTCTGCGCCTTGCTCGCGGCCTCGGCGAGCACCTCCCCATCGAGCACCCAGCGCCCCTCTCGGGACGTCACCGCATACTCAGACTCGGGAACGTCGCGGCCCGTGACCCGGATGATCCCGGCGTCATCGTTGCGACTGCGCGATAGGTTGAGCGTGAAGTCCGCGGCCCCGTTGAGCCCGTTCGTGCCGCTGGTCGAGTCCATCCAGTCATCCGATGCCGCCTTCCGGACGTGGTGAACGACCAGGACACATGCGCCCGGATGCTCGTCGGCGTACGCCTTCAACTTCGAGCCGATCCGGTAGTCCCGCTGATACGCCGACTCGCCCGGTGCGCTATCCGGTGCGACCTTCCCGAGCGTGTCCAGAATGACCAGGGGCGCAGCACTTCCGTGCTCGTACAGCCACGCTCCCATCTCGTCCCACACATGCGCCGGCGGGATCCTGGTGATGTAGTGCAGCAGCGGCGGGATCGGTTCCCCGTCGAGCAGCGCGCGACAGCGACCCTGGAGGCGGCGTTCCCCATCTTCGAGTGCCATCAGCAGGGTCGGCCGCGCGTGTCCGGTCGGCACCTTCCCGAGCGCACGACCACCTGAGGCCACCGCCAGGGCGATACCGAGTGCGGCCCAGGACTTGCCGGCCTTGGGCGCGCCGGTGAGAAGTCCCATACCTTCGGGGATGAGGCCGGGCACGGCCCAGCGCAGCGGCGGGAACACCTGAGCGTCGAGCTGATCGCCCGTCTTCACGTACGTCATCTAGCTCACCCCGCTCTCAGCTCGCGGAATGTATGCCGCAGACGCGCGGTCGGACAAGAATTTCGCCTCGGCCGACCAGTCCCGGGCGGCGGAGACAGCGACGGATGCGGCCTTCATCGCCTCGGCCCGCTGCAGACGTTCACGCTCCCGGTCGAGCGCGCCGCGCACGAGGCACGTGAGCGCGTCCGTCCAGAGCTCGGGATCAACTGCCGGCGGCGGGACGATCGCCCGGAGCCTGGAACGGACGACCAGTGCTTCCTGGTAGCTGCAGGGTCGGCGCTTCGTTTTCGGATCCGAGCTACTATCGAGGTGATCCGCCCGATCATTCTGGAGAGCCCCGGTCTGCACGCCGGGGTTTTCTTCTGTCTGCATCAGACCTCACCGCCGATCCGGTCGGCCTGGTGATCGGTGAGTCCCAGATCAGCGTGCTCTGCCTGGGCGAGCTCGCGTTCGGCCGCAGCGGCGGTCTCGGCGAACTCTCGGGACTTGCGACGAGCCTGCGCCGACTTGAGTGCGAGCCGCTTGAAGTACGCTTTGCGGGCGTGCTCAGCGCGGCGTGCGCGTTCGGCCGGCGGCAGGGTGCCGTCTGGGTCCACCTGCTTCTCGAACCGGTCGAGAGCGGCTTTACGGGCCGGTGCGGTGCGCGCGGCGCGGTCGGGAGTGCGTGCCCATGATTCGTGGGCGGCGATTTCGGCGCGAAGTGCGCGCTCTGTAGGTGTGAGAGCCATGACTTACCTCGGGGTACGTCGAGGTGGACTACTTGTGGTGAAGCAGTCCTGTAGTGGCTCACACCCGGTGGGTGCTGCGCTCGGGATAATCACGAGTCCCAAGCTCCCGGAGTACCTATGTACTCGGGCACAGCGTATCAGCGCGCGCGAGTGACCAGTGTGCGCAACACGCCGGAGTCGATCAGAATCGCAGTTCCGTCGATTCGGATCCCGGCAGGCAGTTCAGTTCCGTGCTCGGCGGCATCGCAGAGCCCGTTGAAGATCTGATAGAACAGCCGCGCGCGAGCACGCGGCACCCCGCCACCGAGATCCCAGGTCTCCTGACCGATCTGCACCGGACCGCCTGGTGCCTTCCGCGCCGAGTGAGTGCGCCCGACGTCCCGGCGGCGCGCGATGGTCTTACTCGGATCCACGCTATCGAGCGCGTCCTTCTGGCGCTCGGGCCCGCTCTTGCCGGTCGGCGGTTCCCAGAAACTGAAGTTCTGCAGGTGAGCGCGCGCGTCGGTTTGCTCCTGCTCGCGGGCCTTGTCCATCGCCTTGACGACGGCGAACGGGTCATCGGCTCGTGTGCGGACGTTGCCGGGCTCGCGGGTGTATCCGTCGCGCCGGTCCTGCTGTGCCGACTGCGGTGTGTCGATGTCCCAGCGCTGGCCAGCGGACCCGGCCCGGCGAAGGGTGTGCAGCATCTTGCGGCCGTCCACGACGACAACGGTGTCGATCACAGATCCCCCAGGTTCAGACGGCGCGCCTCATCGGCGGCGCGCATCGACTTGGTGTGT
The nucleotide sequence above comes from Gordonia sp. PP30. Encoded proteins:
- a CDS encoding phage major capsid protein, whose protein sequence is MAHTATTSNSASPWRPDQHVFDAGDVLPDALILTDTLAVGAIEGDQPVIEVAYVVDDDAQFVAEGDEIPEGEPGLAAATIYSRKIAQLIRLTSEQYRQNNTPAELARSVSRALTRKADQALLAQAAPTAPAVAPVAGILNTTGLSVEVVEDGNLDALIDLEASVRAAGANPTAWVLAPATWAEIRKFKTAAASNQNLLGAGTENAQPLLLGIPVKVNPAIPSGSGVLLDQSAILTAAGPVTVTTDPSAYFAHDSIGIRATWRTGHVLPRPDRIGKFTIDDGEG
- a CDS encoding WhiB family transcriptional regulator, coding for MSARKLAELLADQPDLTEAACRGQWALFDPAAEDEDHAEVEARHHRAAAICSRCPALAACRDWAERIPPKHRPPGVLAEIIPQARPGRPHERKTP
- a CDS encoding AAA family ATPase, with translation MTYVKTGDQLDAQVFPPLRWAVPGLIPEGMGLLTGAPKAGKSWAALGIALAVASGGRALGKVPTGHARPTLLMALEDGERRLQGRCRALLDGEPIPPLLHYITRIPPAHVWDEMGAWLYEHGSAAPLVILDTLGKVAPDSAPGESAYQRDYRIGSKLKAYADEHPGACVLVVHHVRKAASDDWMDSTSGTNGLNGAADFTLNLSRSRNDDAGIIRVTGRDVPESEYAVTSREGRWVLDGEVLAEAASKAQTARASAGLGDRAIEILNVVTEHPGGIGPTAVAEALDPPITAESAGTYLGRLSKAGRIMKAGRGVYTPVESVESVETDEHSDADHDRVSTLPLGNVETEQGLSPGNYTLSTVSTPDVDCSVCGYGPLDAEDAPLGRHAMCAPPPGGLTPDSPGQTDRVAAALANAQKEADR